A window from Amblyomma americanum isolate KBUSLIRL-KWMA chromosome 7, ASM5285725v1, whole genome shotgun sequence encodes these proteins:
- the LOC144097756 gene encoding endothelin-converting enzyme 1-like, which translates to MAVAAAVVVAAIITLALLAASHRAPVIDEDYCTSDECAFHVNMLTARLDNSIDPCEDFSAYVCSSWSRSADYIEFAKSPIDHMLFSRFSRFKSMLEEGTRKLPAGEKARAMYDVCMSTDVDDKGNIENLLPLMQAVGLSWPEQRAHNRSALGVSLALSYKWQLPLWVSVEVPISRNNTKWRLHIKPGDHVPLLWNQYESVRGGGVYLEYWRGFYSAFRTNFTRPLDESSIESIADTEGDIVGRLWNSYSSRKRNPAVVPVGKIGDFTPPLSSSTWLEQFNLELELRPRVLEDHEVITRDTGFLATMGALFANYTNEELLGQLAWSFVQFCAPAVDRQLHLVRFGDPWKAKVYKPIFCAFRVELSFKMLIFALDFVSHLTEEDQLIVNEGFSSLISATLAMVNNSAWLDEESRELAANKLASIQTLLWPAPRWLSNEALDALYSAHPSKEETFGDFWIKAHFAAAKQNRTYDFEAAHGLPKNIGPLDFEYDYVLNNIEVPIGIVNRPLYYRRGTKAMFYGGLGFEMALEIICALDKMGIRWTKDAQKVTSILSEATMQIFDAKDRCLKDEGIETVFPEIPALEIAYSAMVHAIQSDKNSLQVRALSEEKVFFMTICYMACTSPTGHDLPGANCNKIVRNSPVFQRTFNCPSDSKMNPAKKCYFFA; encoded by the coding sequence AtggccgtcgctgctgccgtgGTTGTCGCTGCGATCATCACTCTTGCGCTTCTGGCGGCATCACATCGGGCTCCCGTGATCGATGAGGATTACTGTACCTCGGATGAGTGCGCATTTCACGTGAATATGCTCACTGCCCGACTCGACAACAGCATCGACCCCTGCGAGGATTTCTCAGCGTACGTTTGCTCGTCCTGGTCGCGATCGGCTGACTACATCGAGTTCGCCAAGTCACCCATAGACCACATGCTGTTCTCCCGCTTCAGCCGTTTTAAGAGCATGCTCGAAGAAGGGACGAGAAAGCTCCCGGCAGGAGAAAAAGCGCGCGCAATGTATGATGTCTGCATGAGCACCGACGTTGATGACAAAGGGAACATCGAAAACTTGCTACCTCTCATGCAGGCAGTCGGTCTCAGTTGGCCGGAGCAACGCGCACACAATAGGAGCGCTCTGGGCGTGTCGCTTGCGCTGTCGTACAAATGGCAGTTGCCGCTCTGGGTGTCGGTTGAAGTACCAATCTCGAGAAACAACACGAAATGGCGCTTGCATATCAAACCCGGCGATCACGTGCCTTTACTCTGGAACCAGTACGAGAGCGTAAGAGGTGGTGGCGTCTACTTGGAGTACTGGCGTGGATTCTACTCGGCTTTTCGCACCAATTTCACGCGGCCTCTGGATGAAAGCTCGATTGAATCGATTGCTGACACGGAGGGTGACATCGTAGGACGTCTCTGGAACTCGTACTCCTCCCGGAAAAGAAATCCGGCCGTGGTTCCAGTTGGCAAGATCGGGGACTTTACCCCTCCCCTCTCTTCCTCAACATGGTTGGAGCAGTTTAATCTGGAGCTGGAATTGAGACCACGCGTACTTGAGGACCACGAAGTCATCACACGTGACACCGGATTTCTAGCAACAATGGGAGCCCTTTTCGCGAACTACACCAACGAGGAGCTTCTCGGTCAACTGGCTTGGTCCTTCGTCCAGTTCTGCGCGCCGGCCGTCGACCGACAGCTCCACCTGGTGCGATTCGGCGACCCTTGGAAAGCCAAAGTTTACAAGCCCATCTTCTGCGCCTTCCGCGTGGAATTGTCTTTCAAAATGCTCATCTTTGCGCTGGATTTCGTCTCCCACCTGACTGAAGAGGACCAACTGATTGTAAACGAAGGCTTCAGCAGCCTGATCTCGGCAACTCTAGCGATGGTGAACAATTCCGCGTGGCTGGATGAAGAGAGTAGAGAGCTTGCTGCAAACAAACTCGCATCCATACAGACGCTGCTATGGCCTGCACCGCGCTGGCTAAGCAATGAAGCGCTGGATGCGCTGTACAGTGCACACCCAAGTAAGGAAGAAACGTTTGGCGACTTCTGGATCAAGGCTCATTTTGCCGCGGCGAAACAAAACAGGACATATGACTTCGAGGCTGCACATGGCCTGCCAAAGAATATTGGACCGCTTGACTTTGAGTATGATTATGTTCTCAACAATATAGAAGTGCCAATTGGTATAGTCAACAGGCCTCTGTACTACAGGCGCGGAACAAAGGCAATGTTTTACGGTGGCCTTGGATTCGAGATGGCTTTGGAAATTATCTGCGCACTCGACAAAATGGGAATCCGCTGGACTAAGGATGCGCAGAAGGTCACCTCTATACTCTCGGAAGCCACGATGCAAATTTTCGATGCCAAGGACCGCTGCCTGAAGGACGAAGGCATCGAGACCGTATTTCCTGAAATACCGGCGCTGGAAATTGCCTACTCTGCAATGGTACATGCTATTCAAAGCGACAAAAATTCTCTGCAGGTCCGAGCATTGTCCGAAGAAAAAGTGTTCTTTATGACCATATGCTACATGGCGTGCACATCGCCGACCGGCCACGATCTCCCTGGTGCTAACTGCAACAAGATTGTGCGCAACTCGCCAGTTTTTCAGAGAACCTTCAATTGCCCAAGTGATTCTAAAATGAACCCAGCGAAAAAGTGCTACTTTTTTGCCTGA